A single Pseudomonas sp. HN11 DNA region contains:
- a CDS encoding DUF1289 domain-containing protein, which yields MNPVERPVASPCVSICALDDDDICTGCQRTVDEITRWSRMDNTERRMVLRLCHERAVASGLVWMIPGESGG from the coding sequence ATGAACCCGGTTGAACGTCCTGTTGCCTCGCCGTGCGTGAGCATTTGCGCGCTGGACGATGACGATATTTGCACCGGCTGCCAGCGTACGGTGGATGAGATTACTCGCTGGAGCCGGATGGATAACACCGAGCGCCGGATGGTGTTGAGGTTGTGCCATGAGCGGGCAGTGGCGAGTGGGTTGGTGTGGATGATTCCGGGTGAATCCGGCGGCTGA
- a CDS encoding VUT family protein codes for MLFLIAYISSVVLINFAFSTAPHLDVIWSAWGGLVFILRDMVQTRFGHGAIIAMLAALVLSYVTSDPAIALASATAFAVSECIDWLVFSITKRPLHDRLWISSALSIPLDTFIFFGLIGALTPAVAGTALVSKFAGVTVVWLIMAWRIRKRAVAN; via the coding sequence ATGCTCTTCCTGATCGCCTACATCAGCAGCGTCGTGCTGATCAACTTCGCCTTCTCCACCGCCCCGCACCTGGATGTCATCTGGTCCGCCTGGGGTGGCCTGGTCTTCATCCTGCGCGACATGGTGCAAACCCGCTTCGGCCACGGTGCAATCATTGCCATGCTGGCCGCGCTGGTACTGTCGTATGTCACGTCCGACCCGGCCATCGCCCTGGCAAGTGCCACGGCGTTCGCGGTGTCGGAGTGCATTGACTGGCTGGTGTTCAGCATCACCAAGCGCCCTCTGCACGATCGCCTGTGGATAAGTTCGGCGCTGAGCATTCCCCTCGACACCTTTATCTTCTTCGGCCTGATCGGCGCGCTCACCCCGGCCGTGGCGGGCACCGCGCTGGTGTCGAAATTCGCCGGGGTCACGGTGGTGTGGCTGATCATGGCCTGGCGCATCCGCAAGCGGGCCGTCGCCAACTGA
- the purT gene encoding formate-dependent phosphoribosylglycinamide formyltransferase — protein MTRIGTPLSPTATRVLLCGCGELGKEVVIELQRLGVEVIAVDRYANAPAMQVAHRSHVINMLDGAALRAVIEAEKPHFIVPEIEAIATATLVELEAEGFTVIPTARATSLTMNREGIRRLAAEELDLPTSPYHFADTFEDYRKAVQDLGFPCVVKPVMSSSGKGQSLLRSVDDVQKAWDYAQEGGRAGKGRVIIEGFIDFDYEITLLTVRHIGGTTFCAPVGHRQEKGDYQESWQPQAMSPIALAESERVAKAVTEALGGRGLFGVELFIKGDQVWFSEVSPRPHDTGLVTLISQDLSQFALHARAILGLPIPLIRQFGPSASAVILVEGQSTQTAFANLGAALSEPDTALRLFGKPEVNGQRRMGVALARDESIEAARAKATRASKAVVVEL, from the coding sequence ATGACCCGAATCGGAACTCCATTGTCGCCAACCGCGACCCGCGTTTTGCTGTGTGGCTGCGGTGAACTGGGCAAGGAAGTGGTAATCGAACTGCAACGCCTGGGCGTTGAAGTGATTGCCGTGGATCGCTATGCCAACGCGCCGGCCATGCAGGTGGCGCACCGTAGTCACGTGATCAACATGCTCGACGGCGCTGCCCTGCGTGCGGTGATCGAGGCCGAGAAACCGCACTTCATCGTGCCTGAAATCGAAGCCATCGCCACCGCCACCCTGGTGGAACTGGAAGCCGAAGGCTTCACCGTGATCCCGACCGCGCGCGCCACCTCGCTGACCATGAACCGCGAAGGCATCCGCCGCCTGGCTGCCGAAGAGCTGGACCTGCCGACCTCGCCGTACCACTTCGCCGATACCTTCGAGGACTACCGCAAGGCCGTGCAAGACCTGGGTTTCCCATGCGTGGTCAAGCCGGTGATGAGTTCGTCGGGCAAGGGCCAGAGCCTGCTGCGCAGTGTCGATGACGTGCAGAAGGCCTGGGACTACGCCCAGGAAGGTGGCCGTGCCGGTAAAGGCCGCGTGATCATCGAAGGCTTTATCGACTTCGACTACGAAATCACTCTGCTGACCGTGCGTCACATCGGCGGCACCACTTTCTGCGCACCGGTCGGTCACCGTCAGGAGAAGGGCGACTACCAGGAATCCTGGCAGCCGCAGGCCATGAGCCCGATTGCCCTGGCCGAATCCGAGCGCGTTGCCAAGGCGGTGACCGAGGCCCTGGGTGGCCGTGGCCTGTTTGGCGTGGAGTTGTTCATCAAGGGGGATCAGGTGTGGTTCAGCGAAGTCTCGCCGCGTCCCCATGACACCGGTTTGGTGACCTTGATTTCCCAGGACCTGTCGCAGTTCGCCTTGCACGCTCGCGCCATTCTGGGCCTGCCGATCCCGTTGATCCGTCAGTTCGGGCCTTCGGCTTCGGCGGTGATTCTGGTGGAAGGCCAGTCGACCCAGACCGCGTTCGCCAACCTGGGCGCCGCGTTGAGCGAGCCGGATACGGCGTTGCGTCTGTTTGGCAAGCCGGAAGTGAATGGCCAGCGCCGCATGGGCGTGGCGCTGGCGCGGGATGAGTCGATTGAAGCGGCCCGGGCGAAGGCTACTCGTGCTTCCAAAGCCGTTGTAGTCGAGCTGTAA
- a CDS encoding MFS transporter, whose translation MSTTYNEAAPAAPTNSTARVATASIVGTAIEFYDFYIYATAAALVIGPVFFPQTSGTAQMLASFLTFGIAFIARPLGSALFGHFGDRIGRKSTLVASLLLMGVCTTLIGLLPGYDSIGAWAPILLCVLRFGQGLGLGGEWGGAALLATENAPKSKRAWFGMFPQLGPSIGFLAANGLFLILAMSLSDEQFRSWGWRIPFILSAALVMVGLYARLKLHETPVFANAVAKEAPVKVPLVELFSQHWLPVLLGAASMVVCYALFYITTAFSLSYGVSTLGYSRETFLGLLCFAVLFMGLATPLAALASDRYGRKPVLIVGAILAILSGFTMEPLLTHGSTWAVALFLALELFLMGVTFAPMGALLPELFPTRVRYTGASAAYNLGGIVGASAAPFFATKLVAMGGLSYVGGYVSAAALLSLIAVLCLKETRDNDLNKVA comes from the coding sequence ATGAGCACCACCTACAACGAGGCCGCGCCCGCCGCCCCGACCAACTCGACCGCACGGGTCGCCACGGCAAGCATTGTCGGCACCGCCATCGAGTTCTACGACTTCTATATCTACGCCACGGCCGCTGCGCTGGTGATCGGTCCGGTGTTCTTCCCGCAGACCTCCGGTACCGCGCAGATGCTGGCCTCGTTCCTGACCTTCGGGATCGCCTTCATCGCCCGCCCGCTGGGCTCGGCACTGTTCGGCCACTTTGGCGACCGCATCGGGCGCAAATCCACACTGGTGGCTTCGCTGCTACTGATGGGCGTGTGTACCACGCTGATTGGCTTGCTGCCCGGCTATGACAGCATCGGGGCCTGGGCGCCGATCCTGTTGTGTGTGCTGCGCTTCGGCCAGGGTCTGGGCCTTGGCGGTGAATGGGGCGGCGCGGCGCTGCTGGCGACCGAGAATGCGCCCAAGAGTAAACGCGCCTGGTTCGGCATGTTCCCTCAGTTGGGTCCTTCGATCGGCTTCCTGGCAGCCAACGGCTTGTTCCTGATCCTGGCCATGAGCCTGAGCGACGAACAATTCCGCAGCTGGGGCTGGCGTATTCCGTTCATCCTCAGCGCCGCACTGGTGATGGTCGGCCTGTATGCGCGCCTGAAGCTGCACGAGACGCCGGTGTTCGCCAACGCCGTCGCCAAGGAAGCCCCGGTCAAGGTGCCGCTGGTGGAATTGTTCAGCCAGCATTGGCTGCCGGTATTGCTGGGCGCTGCGTCGATGGTGGTGTGTTATGCGCTGTTCTACATCACCACCGCGTTTTCCCTGAGTTATGGCGTTTCAACCCTGGGCTACAGCCGCGAGACCTTCCTCGGTCTGCTGTGCTTTGCGGTGCTGTTCATGGGACTTGCGACGCCATTGGCAGCGCTGGCCAGTGATCGTTACGGACGCAAGCCGGTGCTGATTGTCGGCGCGATCCTGGCGATCCTGTCGGGCTTCACCATGGAGCCGCTGCTGACCCACGGTTCGACCTGGGCCGTGGCGCTATTCCTGGCGCTGGAGCTGTTCCTGATGGGCGTTACGTTCGCACCGATGGGCGCGCTGTTGCCGGAACTGTTCCCAACCCGCGTACGTTATACCGGCGCTTCGGCGGCGTATAACCTGGGCGGCATTGTGGGCGCGTCGGCCGCACCGTTTTTCGCGACCAAGCTGGTGGCGATGGGTGGGTTGAGTTATGTCGGCGGGTATGTGTCGGCGGCAGCATTGCTCAGCTTGATTGCTGTGCTGTGCCTGAAAGAGACGCGGGATAACGATTTGAACAAGGTCGCCTGA